The Candidatus Nanopelagicales bacterium genome contains a region encoding:
- a CDS encoding NAD-dependent epimerase/dehydratase family protein, whose protein sequence is MKYAITGATGFIGSALAHRLAGDGHDVVATVRNPAKAQALTAAGIEVQEADLGDVAGMAKAFEGCAGVFHVAGWYKVGSSKPEEGWLVNVEGTKNVVAATVAAQVPRLVYTSTCAVNSDTESLTVDESYHFTGRHLTTYDETKARAHDYVVQFAEGHDQPEVVIVMPGGVYGPGDTSQVGQILADVADGKRVIVSSSLRMMQAHVDDIADGHVRAMELGRPGESYMLVGERTDLRTMATEMADLTGGKKPIDMPRAALPVAEKFPSAVGRMVSLPPEFSAEAMRSSRASYLATSAKANRELGWTYRPLFVGLRETAEAEGWI, encoded by the coding sequence GTGAAGTACGCGATCACCGGTGCGACGGGTTTCATCGGGTCGGCACTGGCTCATCGGTTGGCCGGCGATGGGCATGACGTCGTCGCGACGGTGCGCAACCCCGCCAAAGCCCAGGCGTTGACAGCGGCCGGGATCGAGGTGCAGGAGGCGGATCTGGGAGATGTCGCCGGCATGGCCAAGGCCTTCGAGGGCTGCGCCGGCGTCTTCCACGTCGCCGGGTGGTACAAGGTGGGCTCGTCGAAACCTGAGGAAGGCTGGCTGGTCAACGTCGAGGGAACCAAGAATGTCGTGGCAGCGACCGTTGCGGCGCAGGTTCCCCGACTGGTCTACACCAGCACGTGCGCAGTGAACTCGGATACCGAGAGCCTCACTGTCGACGAGAGTTACCACTTCACGGGCCGTCATCTGACGACCTACGACGAGACAAAGGCCCGCGCTCACGACTACGTCGTTCAGTTCGCGGAGGGCCATGATCAGCCCGAGGTGGTCATCGTGATGCCAGGCGGCGTCTACGGCCCCGGCGACACCTCGCAGGTCGGCCAGATCCTCGCGGATGTCGCTGATGGCAAGCGGGTCATCGTGTCCTCGTCATTGCGCATGATGCAGGCGCATGTGGATGACATCGCCGACGGACACGTACGCGCCATGGAACTCGGTCGCCCCGGCGAGTCCTACATGTTGGTGGGCGAGCGCACCGACTTGCGGACGATGGCGACCGAGATGGCCGACTTGACCGGAGGCAAGAAGCCGATCGACATGCCGCGTGCCGCGCTGCCGGTGGCGGAGAAATTCCCGTCGGCCGTGGGTCGGATGGTTTCGTTGCCCCCCGAGTTCTCAGCGGAGGCGATGCGCTCGTCACGCGCGTCCTACCTCGCCACCTCCGCCAAGGCGAATCGCGAACTGGGATGGACGTATCGACCGTTGTTCGTCGGCTTGCGCGAGACCGCCGAAGCCGAAGGCTGGATCTGA
- a CDS encoding CocE/NonD family hydrolase gives MRVGVGRRLVALLSRARYPNVVVDPPPAGVTRTPDLAVPMPDGTMLRLDLYLPDPGSAGEAAHLARRPRSGSPTPGRYPVIMCAHPYGKDNLPINTRSGRSPSPQYRAFRQPQPVRFSAWTGWEAPDPAFWCSRGFAVVNADLRGFGHSDGVADLLTTSESQDYQHLIEWVADQRWCNGRVGLLGVSYLALSQYGVAARHPRGLYAMCPWEGFSDVYRDFARPGGGREDGFMVMWSAMTARAGRVMTPLRQSQKDHPLLDGFWRQRTPDLAAIDTPMLVCGSFSDHLLHSRGSHEAFRRVGSADKWLYTHRGGKWCTFYSRGALAVQHEFFEDYLADIDTGWRQQPRVRLALHRDRTDHDVIGVEDMPPPATSMRSVRLAAGQVVGGSPSARDVVDLDMTERGSRGTISISWRVDQGLDVVGSPWLELPVAVTSGDDAILFAGLRLFRRGREVTFEGSYGFAHDMVTHSQIRLSHHELDSDLSAPDLPVHRHDQASPLEPGRVVDVALALLPQATALEIDDVLRLDLSGRWFFPTNPVTGQFPGRYQPSPAAQIRLHLSRARLHLPVWDQRPRADR, from the coding sequence ATGCGCGTTGGAGTGGGGCGGCGCCTGGTCGCGTTGCTGAGTCGGGCCCGGTATCCGAACGTCGTCGTGGATCCGCCGCCCGCCGGGGTCACACGGACGCCGGATCTGGCGGTCCCGATGCCGGACGGAACCATGCTGCGCCTGGACCTCTACCTGCCGGATCCCGGCAGTGCCGGTGAGGCGGCCCACCTCGCCCGCCGCCCTCGGTCGGGGAGCCCCACACCCGGTCGCTACCCGGTGATCATGTGCGCCCACCCCTATGGCAAGGACAACCTGCCCATCAACACCAGGTCGGGGCGGTCGCCGTCACCGCAGTACCGTGCCTTCCGGCAACCGCAGCCAGTGCGCTTCTCCGCTTGGACCGGGTGGGAGGCACCCGACCCGGCGTTTTGGTGTTCTCGCGGGTTCGCCGTGGTCAACGCCGATCTGCGCGGCTTCGGTCATTCCGACGGCGTCGCGGACCTGCTGACCACGTCCGAGTCGCAGGACTATCAGCATCTGATCGAGTGGGTCGCTGACCAACGGTGGTGCAACGGTCGTGTCGGATTGCTGGGAGTGTCGTACTTGGCGCTGTCCCAGTACGGGGTGGCCGCGCGTCACCCGAGAGGGCTGTACGCGATGTGCCCGTGGGAAGGGTTCAGCGACGTCTACCGGGACTTCGCTCGCCCCGGGGGCGGTCGCGAAGACGGCTTCATGGTGATGTGGAGCGCCATGACCGCCCGCGCGGGCCGCGTGATGACCCCATTGCGCCAGTCCCAGAAGGACCACCCGCTGCTGGATGGCTTCTGGCGGCAACGGACCCCGGATCTGGCCGCCATCGACACGCCGATGTTGGTGTGCGGTTCCTTCAGCGACCATTTGCTGCACAGTCGCGGTTCCCATGAGGCGTTTCGCCGGGTCGGTTCCGCGGACAAGTGGTTGTACACCCACCGCGGCGGCAAGTGGTGCACGTTCTATTCACGAGGCGCCCTGGCCGTTCAGCACGAGTTCTTCGAGGACTACCTCGCCGACATCGACACCGGCTGGCGACAACAGCCTCGGGTCCGCCTCGCACTGCACCGCGATCGCACCGATCACGACGTCATCGGCGTCGAGGACATGCCGCCACCGGCGACGAGCATGCGGTCGGTCCGGCTCGCCGCGGGACAGGTGGTCGGCGGCTCACCGTCGGCGCGGGATGTCGTGGATCTGGACATGACCGAGCGCGGCTCACGCGGAACCATCAGCATCAGTTGGCGGGTGGATCAGGGGCTCGATGTGGTCGGATCCCCGTGGCTGGAACTGCCCGTGGCGGTGACGTCAGGCGACGATGCGATCCTGTTCGCCGGACTGAGGTTGTTCCGTCGGGGCCGCGAGGTCACCTTCGAAGGCTCCTACGGATTCGCACATGACATGGTCACTCACAGCCAGATTCGGCTGTCCCATCACGAGCTGGACAGTGACCTGTCGGCACCCGACCTGCCGGTCCACCGCCACGACCAAGCGTCGCCGCTGGAACCTGGGCGCGTGGTCGACGTGGCCCTGGCGTTGCTGCCACAAGCCACTGCCCTGGAGATCGACGATGTCCTGCGGCTGGACTTGTCGGGACGCTGGTTCTTCCCGACGAACCCGGTCACAGGGCAGTTCCCGGGGCGCTACCAGCCGTCACCGGCCGCGCAGATCCGCCTGCATCTGTCCCGTGCTCGTCTGCACCTGCCGGTGTGGGATCAGCGGCCGCGAGCGGACCGGTAG
- a CDS encoding type II toxin-antitoxin system VapC family toxin, with product MALVDANVLLYAVNSDAPHHSAAARWLDDALNGHQVVHFDWVALLAFARLTTRDGLFPRPLSTDEAFDRIEAWLSQPNAVIAEPSADHVGIMRRLLKSVGTGANLVNDAHLAALSISHRCSVVSFDNDFDRFPGVTRIQP from the coding sequence GTGGCACTCGTCGACGCCAACGTGCTGCTCTATGCGGTCAACAGCGACGCGCCCCATCATTCCGCAGCCGCAAGGTGGCTCGATGATGCGTTGAACGGTCACCAAGTCGTGCACTTCGACTGGGTGGCGCTTCTGGCCTTTGCCCGCCTCACCACCCGAGACGGCCTCTTCCCCAGACCACTGTCAACGGACGAGGCGTTTGACCGCATCGAGGCGTGGCTGTCACAGCCCAATGCGGTTATCGCCGAGCCGAGCGCCGATCACGTCGGAATCATGCGACGACTGCTCAAATCGGTGGGAACGGGTGCAAACTTGGTCAACGACGCACACTTGGCGGCTCTCTCGATTTCCCATCGATGTTCCGTTGTGTCATTCGACAACGACTTCGATCGCTTTCCCGGCGTGACGAGAATCCAGCCCTGA
- the pgi gene encoding glucose-6-phosphate isomerase — MTSWDTLTELSQTVGSQRIRDLLATDPSRATRLVAEGAGITLDYSRQRVDQMVLDALVSLAAERGVAQRRDEMFAGRHINVTEDRAVLHVALRMPKDATLVVDGVDVVAEVHQVLDRMKAFSERVRSGEWTGHTGKRIRNVINIGIGGSDLGPHMAYLALQDYSQRDLTFRFVSNVDGTDIVEATRDLDPAETLFIISSKTFTTLETMTNAAAARDWVKRGLGEDVDVARHFVAVSTNGDAVREFGIDTANMFGFWEWVGGRYSMDSAIGLSTMIAIGAEQFDDMLAGFHAMDEHFRTAPTAANLPMLMGLLSVWNRNFLDCPTVAVLPYDQYLSRFPAYLQQLTMESNGKSVKLDGTPVESETGPIYWGEPGTNGQHSFYQLIHQGTSTIPCDVLFCAEPLNEVGDQHDLLIANALAQAAVFALGRTAEEVAADGVPERLIPHKVMPGNRPCSVITAQKLTPHALGTLVALYEHTVFTAGAIWGIDSFDQWGVELGKAMAGQLVPQLIDGSPGPASQDSATTAAVARYRSARGR; from the coding sequence GTGACCAGTTGGGACACTCTCACCGAACTCTCGCAGACCGTCGGATCGCAACGGATCCGCGATCTGCTGGCGACCGACCCTTCGCGAGCGACCCGGCTCGTCGCCGAAGGGGCGGGGATCACGCTCGACTATTCCCGCCAGCGGGTGGACCAGATGGTTCTGGACGCCTTGGTGTCGCTCGCTGCCGAGCGAGGTGTCGCGCAGCGTCGTGACGAGATGTTCGCCGGTCGACACATCAACGTCACCGAGGACCGCGCTGTCCTGCATGTCGCACTGCGGATGCCGAAAGACGCGACTTTGGTGGTGGATGGCGTCGATGTCGTGGCAGAGGTGCACCAGGTCCTCGACCGCATGAAGGCGTTCAGTGAACGGGTCCGCTCGGGGGAGTGGACCGGGCACACCGGCAAGCGCATCCGCAACGTCATCAACATCGGCATCGGTGGTTCCGATCTCGGTCCCCACATGGCGTACCTCGCGCTGCAGGACTACTCACAGCGGGACCTGACATTCCGATTCGTGTCCAATGTGGACGGAACCGACATCGTCGAGGCCACCCGGGACCTGGATCCCGCGGAAACGCTCTTCATCATCTCCAGCAAGACGTTCACGACCTTGGAGACGATGACCAACGCCGCAGCCGCCCGCGACTGGGTCAAGCGCGGCTTGGGGGAAGACGTCGACGTCGCCCGGCACTTCGTGGCGGTATCCACCAACGGAGACGCCGTTCGTGAGTTCGGGATCGACACGGCGAACATGTTCGGATTCTGGGAGTGGGTCGGCGGCCGCTACTCGATGGACTCCGCGATCGGCCTGTCCACCATGATCGCGATCGGGGCCGAGCAGTTCGACGACATGCTGGCCGGGTTCCATGCGATGGATGAGCACTTCCGCACCGCGCCGACTGCCGCCAACCTCCCGATGCTCATGGGTCTGTTGTCCGTGTGGAACCGCAACTTCCTCGACTGCCCGACAGTCGCCGTGCTCCCGTACGACCAATACCTCTCGCGGTTCCCCGCCTACCTGCAGCAGCTGACTATGGAGTCCAACGGCAAGAGCGTCAAACTCGACGGCACCCCGGTCGAATCCGAGACAGGTCCGATCTACTGGGGCGAGCCGGGCACCAACGGGCAGCACTCCTTCTACCAACTCATCCATCAGGGAACAAGCACCATCCCTTGCGATGTGTTGTTCTGCGCCGAACCGCTCAACGAGGTCGGCGATCAGCACGATCTGCTGATTGCCAACGCCCTGGCTCAGGCTGCCGTCTTCGCGCTGGGTCGCACAGCCGAGGAGGTCGCCGCGGACGGAGTTCCCGAGCGGCTGATCCCACACAAGGTCATGCCGGGAAACCGTCCGTGCAGTGTGATCACGGCACAGAAACTGACGCCGCACGCCCTCGGCACTTTGGTGGCTCTCTACGAACACACGGTGTTCACGGCGGGCGCCATCTGGGGAATCGACTCCTTCGACCAATGGGGAGTGGAGTTGGGAAAGGCCATGGCGGGACAGTTGGTACCGCAACTCATCGACGGTTCACCGGGGCCTGCCTCCCAGGACTCGGCAACCACAGCAGCCGTGGCCCGCTACCGGTCCGCTCGCGGCCGCTGA
- a CDS encoding TRZ/ATZ family hydrolase: MDPDWVVPIVPRGAVWRDHSVVVRGATIEAVLPRAEAERQFPTAAVVALPGQVLIPGLVNTHTHAAKTLLRGYADDLPLLEWLEQRIWPAEARWVDDGFVADGTRFACWEMLTGGTTAFNDMYFYPSAAAREGVRAGMRVTAGVLYLEVATGYASSEREYLERGLAAVEEWRGHERAQFMLAPHSTYATSVDSWENAAALCETQGIGIHTHLNETWGEVERHISHHRIPSVQWLADHQVLSPNFLAAHAVHMTKHDIALAAEYGVTVSHCPSSNLKLASGFAKVQQMLDAGITVGIGTDGTASNNRLDMFQEMRTTALLGKGVARDGAALDAHTVLTMATLNGATALGLDHLIGSIEPGKQADLVSVDLTDATSVPMYDVASHLVYVCGRNDVANVWVGGDLVVRDRECLTVSRAEVIANAQEWQERISG; the protein is encoded by the coding sequence CTGGATCCCGACTGGGTCGTCCCCATCGTCCCCCGCGGCGCGGTGTGGCGCGATCACAGTGTCGTGGTCCGCGGCGCGACCATCGAGGCTGTTCTGCCCCGAGCCGAGGCGGAGCGCCAGTTCCCCACCGCCGCGGTGGTCGCATTGCCCGGACAGGTGCTGATCCCGGGTCTGGTCAATACCCACACCCACGCCGCCAAGACGCTGCTGCGGGGGTACGCCGACGACCTACCCCTCCTCGAGTGGCTCGAGCAGCGGATCTGGCCCGCCGAGGCTCGCTGGGTCGATGACGGATTCGTGGCGGACGGCACACGATTCGCGTGCTGGGAGATGCTCACCGGCGGGACGACCGCGTTCAACGACATGTACTTCTACCCGTCGGCCGCCGCGCGCGAGGGGGTTCGCGCCGGTATGCGGGTGACGGCGGGGGTCCTCTACCTCGAGGTGGCGACTGGCTACGCGAGCAGTGAACGGGAGTACCTCGAGCGCGGCCTGGCCGCGGTCGAGGAATGGCGGGGCCATGAACGGGCCCAGTTCATGCTCGCCCCGCATTCCACGTACGCCACCAGCGTCGACTCCTGGGAGAATGCTGCGGCGCTCTGCGAGACCCAGGGCATCGGGATTCACACCCACCTCAATGAGACCTGGGGAGAGGTCGAGCGGCACATCTCGCACCACCGGATCCCGTCCGTCCAATGGCTCGCCGACCACCAAGTGCTCTCCCCGAACTTCCTGGCCGCGCACGCCGTCCACATGACCAAGCACGACATTGCCCTGGCCGCCGAATACGGAGTCACTGTTTCCCATTGCCCCTCGTCGAACCTGAAACTGGCCAGCGGCTTCGCCAAAGTGCAGCAGATGCTCGACGCCGGCATCACCGTGGGTATCGGGACGGATGGCACGGCGAGCAACAACCGCTTGGACATGTTCCAGGAGATGCGCACCACGGCACTCCTGGGCAAGGGCGTTGCGCGGGACGGGGCTGCCCTGGATGCCCACACGGTGCTGACAATGGCCACGTTGAACGGAGCCACCGCGTTGGGGCTGGACCACCTGATCGGCTCAATCGAACCGGGCAAGCAGGCCGATCTGGTCTCTGTGGACCTCACGGATGCAACCTCGGTACCGATGTACGACGTCGCGTCGCATCTCGTCTATGTCTGCGGGCGAAACGACGTCGCCAACGTGTGGGTTGGTGGCGACTTGGTGGTCCGCGACCGTGAGTGTCTGACCGTGAGCCGCGCTGAGGTCATCGCCAACGCACAGGAGTGGCAGGAACGGATCTCGGGCTGA
- the mshC gene encoding cysteine--1-D-myo-inosityl 2-amino-2-deoxy-alpha-D-glucopyranoside ligase, which yields MQSWREQVVPEIPGPGVPLRLYDTATQELRATAPAQRATLYVCGITPYDATHMGHAATYVAFDLLNRFWRDAGHNVCYVQNVTDVDDPLLERAVESGQDWRELADSETELFRSDMGALRVLPPRYYIGAVESIPAIVEGIEALRELDAVYDVDGDLYFPVARDPGFGSVSGLPRAQMVQDFAERGGDPDRAGKRDPLDPLLWQAAREGEPSWHTDLGHGRPGWHVECTAIAEEYLGLPFDVQGGGSDLIFPHHEMCASLGKVGSGEAIFARHYVHSGMVGLDGHKMSKSRGNLVLVRDLRADGNDPMAIRLALLAHHYRSDWQWTQDELPRAQQRLASWRAAGKAETAPPAGRVIDAMRQSLGSDLDAPGALSIVDDWVAETVLGRGSDRDAPHAISRAVDALLGVEL from the coding sequence ATGCAGTCCTGGCGTGAGCAGGTGGTTCCGGAAATCCCTGGTCCTGGAGTGCCGCTGCGCCTGTACGACACGGCCACCCAGGAGCTGCGTGCCACGGCACCGGCCCAACGGGCAACGCTCTACGTCTGCGGGATCACGCCCTACGACGCCACCCACATGGGCCACGCCGCCACGTATGTCGCGTTCGATCTGCTCAACCGGTTCTGGCGGGACGCCGGTCACAACGTCTGCTACGTCCAGAACGTCACCGATGTCGACGACCCACTCCTGGAACGAGCGGTGGAGTCCGGCCAGGACTGGCGGGAACTGGCCGACTCCGAGACCGAACTGTTCCGCTCGGACATGGGCGCCCTGCGCGTGTTGCCACCGCGCTACTACATCGGTGCGGTCGAATCGATCCCAGCGATCGTCGAAGGGATCGAGGCTCTGCGAGAACTCGACGCCGTCTACGACGTCGACGGCGACCTGTACTTCCCGGTCGCCCGGGATCCGGGTTTCGGCTCCGTGTCCGGGTTGCCCCGCGCGCAGATGGTGCAGGATTTCGCCGAGCGGGGTGGTGATCCGGATCGCGCGGGCAAACGGGACCCCTTGGACCCGCTGTTGTGGCAGGCCGCTCGAGAGGGCGAGCCGTCGTGGCACACCGATCTGGGACACGGTCGGCCGGGCTGGCATGTCGAATGCACCGCCATCGCGGAGGAGTACCTCGGACTGCCGTTCGACGTGCAAGGCGGAGGCTCGGATCTGATCTTCCCGCACCACGAGATGTGCGCGTCCTTGGGCAAGGTCGGCAGCGGGGAGGCGATCTTCGCCCGCCACTACGTACATTCGGGCATGGTCGGGCTCGACGGCCACAAGATGAGCAAGTCGCGGGGCAACCTCGTCCTTGTCCGTGATCTGCGCGCCGACGGAAACGATCCCATGGCGATCCGGCTCGCCCTGCTCGCGCACCACTACCGTTCTGACTGGCAATGGACGCAGGACGAACTGCCGCGCGCGCAGCAGCGCCTCGCCAGTTGGCGGGCGGCCGGCAAAGCGGAGACTGCGCCCCCGGCGGGCCGGGTCATCGACGCCATGAGACAGTCGCTGGGTTCGGATCTGGATGCCCCCGGCGCGTTGTCTATCGTCGACGACTGGGTTGCGGAGACCGTGCTGGGCAGAGGGTCGGACCGGGACGCGCCGCACGCCATCAGCCGTGCCGTGGACGCCCTGTTGGGCGTGGAACTGTGA
- a CDS encoding SCO1664 family protein: MAIDADTAHWEVLGQLSEASNATLLVEVSEQRFVYKPVAGERPLWDFPDGTLGRREVAAYQVAAALGWDLVPETVWVEQGPYGPGSLQQWVQPTGSPVDLFPVGQVPAGWVGVLRGYDAEDREIEVAHRDDAEMMRMALFDILINNADRKGGHLFTMADSEVVGIDQGLCFHHEPKLRTVLWGFVGREIPAEFRQRIESVREELPELLTGLPTLEREALGHRARVLVDSAEFPAPTGGGPAVPWPPL, encoded by the coding sequence ATGGCTATCGACGCTGACACAGCCCACTGGGAGGTCCTGGGCCAACTGAGTGAAGCGTCCAACGCGACGCTGCTCGTGGAGGTGTCCGAGCAACGATTCGTCTACAAACCGGTGGCAGGTGAGCGACCGCTGTGGGACTTCCCCGACGGCACGCTCGGCCGTCGCGAAGTGGCTGCGTATCAGGTGGCGGCTGCGTTGGGTTGGGATCTCGTACCCGAGACCGTGTGGGTCGAACAGGGGCCTTACGGCCCCGGCAGCCTGCAGCAATGGGTCCAGCCAACCGGGAGTCCGGTCGATCTCTTCCCGGTCGGCCAGGTGCCAGCGGGGTGGGTGGGGGTGCTACGCGGCTATGACGCCGAGGATCGCGAGATCGAGGTGGCCCACCGGGATGACGCCGAGATGATGCGGATGGCGCTGTTCGACATCCTGATCAACAACGCCGACCGCAAAGGGGGACATCTCTTCACCATGGCCGACTCTGAGGTGGTGGGTATCGACCAGGGGCTGTGTTTCCATCACGAACCGAAACTACGCACGGTTCTGTGGGGCTTCGTCGGGCGGGAGATCCCAGCGGAGTTCAGGCAACGGATTGAGAGTGTGCGCGAGGAACTGCCGGAGTTGCTGACCGGCCTGCCGACGCTCGAGCGTGAGGCCCTGGGACACCGGGCGCGGGTGCTGGTCGACAGCGCCGAATTTCCGGCGCCGACCGGCGGGGGACCGGCGGTGCCGTGGCCACCGCTGTGA
- the gnd gene encoding decarboxylating 6-phosphogluconate dehydrogenase, whose amino-acid sequence MTTDNPMQLGMVGLGRMGANIVRRLMRDGHRCVVFDNNPEAVKDLVAEGAVGADSLEDFVAKLDKPRAAWVMVPAGAITESVVNQLGALLEADDVLIDGGNSRYHDDIRRSAKLAEKGVHFVDCGTSGGVWGLERGYCLMIGGDDSAVNRLGPIWDTIAPGMGDVERTPGRSGAPTPEERGWLHCGPSGAGHYVKMVHNGIEYGIMAAYAEGLNILHNADAGDKQRDQDAETAPLENPDWYKYDIDTTAVAEVWRRGSVVGSWLLDLTAAALYKSPTLDEFSGRVSDSGEGRWTSQAAIDTGVPAPVLTAALFSRFSSQGNDLFANKVQSAMRKEFGGHDEKKG is encoded by the coding sequence GTGACGACGGACAACCCGATGCAGTTGGGGATGGTTGGTCTGGGCCGGATGGGGGCGAATATCGTTCGTCGCCTCATGCGCGATGGTCATCGGTGCGTCGTGTTCGACAACAACCCCGAAGCCGTCAAGGATCTCGTCGCCGAAGGCGCGGTCGGCGCCGACAGCCTCGAGGATTTCGTGGCCAAGTTGGACAAGCCGCGCGCCGCGTGGGTCATGGTCCCCGCCGGGGCGATCACCGAGTCCGTGGTCAATCAGCTGGGCGCCCTGCTCGAGGCCGACGATGTCCTGATCGACGGCGGCAACTCGCGCTACCACGACGACATCCGACGGTCCGCGAAACTTGCCGAGAAAGGCGTCCACTTCGTGGACTGCGGCACCAGTGGCGGCGTGTGGGGCCTCGAGCGCGGCTACTGCCTGATGATCGGTGGAGATGACTCGGCCGTGAACCGCCTCGGGCCGATCTGGGACACGATCGCTCCCGGGATGGGTGACGTCGAGCGCACTCCCGGCCGCAGCGGAGCCCCCACCCCCGAGGAGCGGGGCTGGCTGCACTGCGGTCCCAGTGGCGCCGGGCACTACGTCAAGATGGTCCACAACGGTATCGAGTACGGCATCATGGCCGCTTACGCGGAGGGCCTCAACATCCTGCACAACGCCGACGCCGGCGACAAACAGCGCGATCAGGACGCGGAGACGGCACCGCTCGAGAACCCCGACTGGTACAAGTACGACATCGACACCACCGCAGTGGCCGAGGTGTGGCGCCGCGGATCGGTCGTGGGGTCGTGGCTGTTGGATCTGACGGCAGCCGCCTTGTACAAGTCCCCGACACTGGACGAGTTCAGCGGTCGGGTGTCCGACTCCGGCGAAGGCCGGTGGACCAGTCAGGCCGCCATCGACACGGGCGTCCCGGCACCAGTTCTCACGGCCGCTCTGTTCTCCCGGTTCTCGTCGCAGGGCAACGATCTCTTCGCCAACAAGGTCCAGTCCGCGATGCGCAAGGAGTTCGGCGGACACGACGAGAAGAAGGGCTGA